Proteins from a single region of Megalopta genalis isolate 19385.01 chromosome 3, iyMegGena1_principal, whole genome shotgun sequence:
- the LOC117229441 gene encoding cytochrome P450 6k1 isoform X1, with amino-acid sequence MIRSQILLHSTFVDILNEGSHVIESRQLITMLLDAWMISEIFGATILLISALYIYYKLYVFAFWRKKGVYNVEPTFLTGHMLPLLTGKISQGDFFKDAYDQNRKHRLLGLYMLHKPYLMVNDPDIIREVLTKEFSSFHDRGIFSNTETDPLTGNLFQLPGKKWRQLRVKLTPTFTSGKIKQIFPILKETGDTLAKYLDRKAELKESIDVKEVFARYSVDIIMSVAFGITCDSFKNPDNEFRYWGKRILEPRPFWNGLVFFAPQVFDWFGIPFNERGITNFFTTMFRETVEYRETHNIVRKDFLNLLMQLIRDGYVNPDDDSVTENTQTKAAENKLTMKEASAQAYVFYLAGFETSSTTATFCLYELAKNQDIQDNLRDEIRNVVKKHGGITYNAINDMRFLDKVISETLRKYPPVAFLNRVCTKEVLLESTGVTVPLGTPLVIPVYGIHNDRKIYPDPEKFDPDRFSEENIKSRHPYVYLPFGEGPRVCIGLRFGLIQVKVAIINALLNHRVKPTPGMPDTLEFLGGTIVLIPKGGVHLNFETVA; translated from the exons ATGATCCGAAGTCAGATTCTCCTCCACAGTACGTTTGTGGATATATTGAATGAA GGTTCACATGTTATAGAATCCAGACAATTAATCACAATGTTATTGGACGCATGGATGATATCCGAAATTTTCGGCGCAACGATTCTCCTAATCTCTGcactgtatatatattataaacttTATGTCTTCGCTTTCTGGCGCAAAAAGGGAGTGTACAATGTGGAACCTACGTTCCTTACGGGACACATGTTGCCACTTTTGACTGGCAAAATATCGCAAG GTGATTTTTTCAAAGACGCATACGATCAAAACCGTAAACACCGGCTTCTTGGATTATACATGTTGCACAAACCGTATTTGATGGTGAACGATCCCGATATAATTCGAGAAGTGTTGACGAAAGAATTTTCAAGTTTTCACGACCGCGGAATATTTTCCAATACGGAAACAGATCCACTCACGGGCAATTTATTTCAATTGCCCGGAAAAAAATGGAGGCAATTAAGGGTGAAACTGACGCCGACTTTCACGTCCGGGAAGATTAAGCAAATATTTCCGATTTTGAAGGAAACGGGAGACACGCTGGCAAAGTATTTGGATCGCAAAGCCGAATTGAAAGAATCGATCGACGTAAAAGAGGTTTTCGCAAG GTATTCGGTTGACATCATCATGTCAGTCGCGTTCGGAATAACTTGCGACAGTTTCAAAAATCCGGATAACGAATTTCGTTACTGGGGTAAAAGGATATTGGAGCCTAGACCTTTTTGGAACGGTCTCGTATTTTTCGCGCCGCAAGTGTTCGATTGGTTCGGGATACCGTTCAATGAACGAGGGATCACCAATTTTTTTACCACCATGTTTCGAGAGACGGTGGAGTATCGTGAAACCCATAATATCGTTAGGAAAGATTTCTTGAACTTGTTGATGCAACTAATCCGAGACGGATACGTTAATCCTGACGATGATTCGGTGACCGAAAATACTCAAACAA AGGCAGCGGAGAATAAATTGACGATGAAGGAGGCATCCGCGCAAGCTTATGTTTTTTATTTAGCCGGATTTGAGACGTCTTCGACCACAGCCACATTCTGCTTGTACGAACTAGCAAAAAATCAAGATATACAAGATAATTTGCGGGACGAGATTCGAAATGTTGTAAAAAAACATGGCGGtatcacatataacgcaatAAATGATATGCGTTTTCTTGACAAGGTAATCTCAG AAACTTTGAGGAAATATCCCCCGGTTGCCTTTCTAAATCGCGTCTGCACAAAGGAGGTACTGTTGGAATCCACAGGCGTGACCGTGCCCCTAGGAACTCCTCTAGTAATACCTGTTTATGGTATCCATAACGATCGGAAAATATATCCAGACCCAGAGAAATTCGATCCAGATCGCTTCAGCGAGGAGAATATTAAATCCAGACATCCGTACGTTTATTTGCCCTTTGGAGAGGGACCAAGGGTATGCATAG gcTTACGATTTGGACTGATACAAGTCAAAGTTGCTATAATAAACGCGTTGCTCAATCATAGGGTGAAACCTACACCGGGTATGCCGGACACCCTGGAATTTTTAGGCGGTACTATTGTTTTAATACCAAAAGGGGGTGTGCATTTGAACTTTGAAACTGTGGCATGA
- the LOC117229441 gene encoding cytochrome P450 6k1 isoform X2, with protein MLLDAWMISEIFGATILLISALYIYYKLYVFAFWRKKGVYNVEPTFLTGHMLPLLTGKISQGDFFKDAYDQNRKHRLLGLYMLHKPYLMVNDPDIIREVLTKEFSSFHDRGIFSNTETDPLTGNLFQLPGKKWRQLRVKLTPTFTSGKIKQIFPILKETGDTLAKYLDRKAELKESIDVKEVFARYSVDIIMSVAFGITCDSFKNPDNEFRYWGKRILEPRPFWNGLVFFAPQVFDWFGIPFNERGITNFFTTMFRETVEYRETHNIVRKDFLNLLMQLIRDGYVNPDDDSVTENTQTKAAENKLTMKEASAQAYVFYLAGFETSSTTATFCLYELAKNQDIQDNLRDEIRNVVKKHGGITYNAINDMRFLDKVISETLRKYPPVAFLNRVCTKEVLLESTGVTVPLGTPLVIPVYGIHNDRKIYPDPEKFDPDRFSEENIKSRHPYVYLPFGEGPRVCIGLRFGLIQVKVAIINALLNHRVKPTPGMPDTLEFLGGTIVLIPKGGVHLNFETVA; from the exons ATGTTATTGGACGCATGGATGATATCCGAAATTTTCGGCGCAACGATTCTCCTAATCTCTGcactgtatatatattataaacttTATGTCTTCGCTTTCTGGCGCAAAAAGGGAGTGTACAATGTGGAACCTACGTTCCTTACGGGACACATGTTGCCACTTTTGACTGGCAAAATATCGCAAG GTGATTTTTTCAAAGACGCATACGATCAAAACCGTAAACACCGGCTTCTTGGATTATACATGTTGCACAAACCGTATTTGATGGTGAACGATCCCGATATAATTCGAGAAGTGTTGACGAAAGAATTTTCAAGTTTTCACGACCGCGGAATATTTTCCAATACGGAAACAGATCCACTCACGGGCAATTTATTTCAATTGCCCGGAAAAAAATGGAGGCAATTAAGGGTGAAACTGACGCCGACTTTCACGTCCGGGAAGATTAAGCAAATATTTCCGATTTTGAAGGAAACGGGAGACACGCTGGCAAAGTATTTGGATCGCAAAGCCGAATTGAAAGAATCGATCGACGTAAAAGAGGTTTTCGCAAG GTATTCGGTTGACATCATCATGTCAGTCGCGTTCGGAATAACTTGCGACAGTTTCAAAAATCCGGATAACGAATTTCGTTACTGGGGTAAAAGGATATTGGAGCCTAGACCTTTTTGGAACGGTCTCGTATTTTTCGCGCCGCAAGTGTTCGATTGGTTCGGGATACCGTTCAATGAACGAGGGATCACCAATTTTTTTACCACCATGTTTCGAGAGACGGTGGAGTATCGTGAAACCCATAATATCGTTAGGAAAGATTTCTTGAACTTGTTGATGCAACTAATCCGAGACGGATACGTTAATCCTGACGATGATTCGGTGACCGAAAATACTCAAACAA AGGCAGCGGAGAATAAATTGACGATGAAGGAGGCATCCGCGCAAGCTTATGTTTTTTATTTAGCCGGATTTGAGACGTCTTCGACCACAGCCACATTCTGCTTGTACGAACTAGCAAAAAATCAAGATATACAAGATAATTTGCGGGACGAGATTCGAAATGTTGTAAAAAAACATGGCGGtatcacatataacgcaatAAATGATATGCGTTTTCTTGACAAGGTAATCTCAG AAACTTTGAGGAAATATCCCCCGGTTGCCTTTCTAAATCGCGTCTGCACAAAGGAGGTACTGTTGGAATCCACAGGCGTGACCGTGCCCCTAGGAACTCCTCTAGTAATACCTGTTTATGGTATCCATAACGATCGGAAAATATATCCAGACCCAGAGAAATTCGATCCAGATCGCTTCAGCGAGGAGAATATTAAATCCAGACATCCGTACGTTTATTTGCCCTTTGGAGAGGGACCAAGGGTATGCATAG gcTTACGATTTGGACTGATACAAGTCAAAGTTGCTATAATAAACGCGTTGCTCAATCATAGGGTGAAACCTACACCGGGTATGCCGGACACCCTGGAATTTTTAGGCGGTACTATTGTTTTAATACCAAAAGGGGGTGTGCATTTGAACTTTGAAACTGTGGCATGA